One stretch of Lytechinus variegatus isolate NC3 chromosome 17, Lvar_3.0, whole genome shotgun sequence DNA includes these proteins:
- the LOC121430707 gene encoding protein FAM91A1-like, giving the protein MNSEVEFHIRNNYPWGKLPGNIKQLLGHSPKEYEKCVFSYSIKNQLRFKGNLIRQVKKDDRKYYEDLLKYSRDHLMLYPYHLSDITVKGLRITPFSYYLSMMHDIMSSEKSYDSLPNFTAADCLRLLGIGRNQYIDIMNQCRSSKPSLNRSGSIQKFFRRKPIRDLLPGKPIEDVSVEPWWMVQAGYITEDDIRTVSIAEKNAIDRIIDTGSQPAGAMDYYIVHKLYLKGLVYVDVPIEDDDYISVPPLEGFVMNRLQGDYFEKLLYKIFVSIDEHTTVAELSNVLQIDLGLVKNAISMYCRLGFAKRKGQDLDMEALHPSWQDILQANGTKKSTVQDDLLLIDWGAAHTTNSEKTSPSNEGSIDTSDIASIDESDVSASAITATGGHSKRIAFLFDSTLTAFLMMGNLSPGLKSHAVTMFEVGKLSDESLDSFLAELDRVPKDSVVEGEAQRYFEHAVILKNTITFLRYNKDISPDSDGVSKGMGIDLLRCESLLGLEPATCARVLQKNYEILVSMAPLSNEIRPISSCTPQHIGPAIPEVNSLWFKLYLYHLVESGPPSLLLVKGSRLRYLPPMFQEFDRLLVTTWGHDPGLVSTSNALFTINDALAHSAVLIQVHGWLSDGETVCVPFPLDESSRIGYLTRSSMHTHRTVKKLEDELDLTHSCGYITLLKSGCLSSSQHPQPSSQDGKDGPNDDEDAQSRLTASQLSEAADDEEGLGEAADGAESKSLDVEKAKDSMQLPLGSRQVPDERERINSEELESNWVLLDLSFGVPLFDEVVNQEVCQRIAEKRLCQKKSLECLLHSSRKLSLQLLNFIARQQDLPVVPDLPADAAMMPSSTQRSQSPTLPYPTRNLVFHDGKLGVWDPTAR; this is encoded by the exons ATGAATTCAGAAGTAGAATTTCACATCAGAAACAACTATCCTTGGGGAAAACTCCCGGGAAATATTAAGCAG ttaCTTGGTCATTCCCCAAAGGAATATGAGAAATGTGTCTTCAGCTATAGTATCAAGAATCAACTTCGTTTCAAAGGCAACCTCA TACGGCAAGTAAAGAAAGATGATCGCAAGTACTACGAAGACCTGCTCAAGTACAGCCGAGATCACCTGATGCTCTACCCTTACCATCTATCGGACATCACAGTCAAAGGACTAAGGATAACACCCTTCTCTTACTATCTGAGCATGATGCATGATATCATGTCGAGTGAAAAGAGCTACGACTCACTGCCAAACTTTACTGCTGCTGATT GTTTAAGGTTACTTGGGATTGGAAGGAACCAGTATATTGACATCATGAACCAATGCAGATCATCAAAG CCCTCCCTTAATCGTTCTGGTAGTATTCAA AAATTCTTCCGGAGGAAACCAATCCGTGACCTGCTTCCAGGCAAGCCTATAGAGGATGTGAGCGTGGAGCCATGGTGGATGGTGCAAGCTGGATACATCACCGAGGATGACATCAGG ACTGTGTCAATAGCTGAGAAGAATGCTATAGATCGAATCATCGATACAGGGTCTCAACCAGCTGGTGCAATGGATTATTACATAGTGCATA AACTATATCTGAAGGGTCTTGTTTATGTTGATGTGCCaattgaagatgatgattatatATCAG TACCTCCACTGGAAGGCTTTGTCATGAATCGTCTCCAAGGTGATTACTTTGAGAAGCTCCTGTATAAAATCTTTGTCTCCATCGATGAACACACAACAGTAGCAGAG CTTTCCAATGTACTCCAGATTGACCTTGGTCTAGTGAAGAATGCCATCTCCATGTACTGCAGACTAGGTTTCGCTAAGAGGAAAGGACAGGACCTTGATATGGAAGCTTTACATCCATCGTGGCAAGACATTCTCCAAGCAAATGGCACCAAAAA ATCTACAGTTCAAGATGATCTGCTCCTCATTGACTGGGGAGCTGCTCACACCACAAACTCTGAGAAGACCTCCCCATCCAACGAGGGCTCCATCGACACCTCTGACATTGCCAGCATCGATGAGTCCGATGTTTCAGCATCAGCGATCACGGCGACTGGAGGTCATTCAAAGAGGATAGCTTTCCTGTTTGATTCCACCCTTACAGCGTTTCTCATGATGGGAAATTTATCTCCG GGTCTGAAGAGTCATGCAGTAACCATGTTTGAGGTCGGTAAACTTTCCGACGAGTCTCTGGACAGCTTTCTTGCCGAGTTGGATCGG gtTCCTAAAGACAGTGTAGTGGAAGGAGAAGCACAGCGATACTTTGAACATGCTGTCATACTCAAAAACACAATCACATTCCTAAG ATACAATAAGGACATATCCCCTGATTCTGATGGTGTGAGTAAAGGTATGGGTATAGATCTGCTAAGGTGCGAGAGCTTACTGGGTCTAGAACCAGCTACGTGTGCTCGGGTACTGCAGAAAAACTATGA GATTTTGGTATCGATGGCCCCTCTTAGTAATGAGATCAGACCTATTAGTAGCTGTACACCACAACATATAGGACCTGCTATACCAGAG GTGAATTCCTTGTGGTTCAAGCTGTATCTCTACCACCTTGTAGAGAGTGGTCCTCCATCTCTCCTTCTAGTCAAAGGAAGCAGGTTAAGATACCTCCCTCCAATGTTTCAG GAGTTTGATCGGTTATTGGTCACAACATGGGGCCACGATCCAGGCCTGGTCAGTACATCAAATGCCCTCTTTACAATAAACGATGCCCTCGCTCACTCAGCTGTGCTGATTCAG GTGCATGGTTGGCTCAGTGATGGGGAGACAGTATGCGTACCATTTCCTTTGGATGAAAGCTCAAGAATAG GTTACCTAACAAGGAGTTCCATGCACACTCACAGAACAGTCAAGAAGCTTGAGGATGAGCTGGACCTCACCCACTCCTGTGGCTACATCACCCTCCTCAAGTCAGGCTGTCTGTCATCTTCGCAGCATCCTCAGCCAAGCAGCCAAGATGGCAAGGATGGCCCCAACGATGACGAGGATGCTCAGAGCCGGCTGACTGCATCGCAGCTCAGCGAGGCGGCCGATGACGAGGAAGGTCTGGGGGAGGCAGCGGATGGTGCAGAGAGCAAGAGCCTGGATGTCGAGAAGGCTAAAGATTCGATGCAGCTACCGCTAGGATCAAGACAG GTACCGGATGAAAGGGAGAGGATCAACTCTGAAGAGCTGGAATCAAACTGGGTTCTCTTGGACCTTAGCTTCGGGGTCCCTCTCTTTGATGAGGTGGTCAATCAGGAAGTTTGCCAGAGGATAGCCGAAAAGCGCCTGTGCCAGAAGAAGAGCTTGGAGTGCTTACTTCATTCAAGTCGGAAGCTGTCACTCCAACTGCTCAATTTTATTGCAAGGCAACAG GACTTACCCGTGGTGCCAGACTTGCCGGCCGATGCTGCCATGATGCCGTCATCGACCCAGCGCAGCCAATCACCGACCCTTCCCTACCCCACAAGGAATCTTGTATTCCATGACGGCAAGCTAGGCGTTTGGGACCCCACAGCTAGGTGA